Below is a window of Halomicrobium mukohataei DSM 12286 DNA.
TACGGCCGGCCGATCAACGCGCTCGTACTCGACGTCGACGAGACGCTGCGCAGTGCCGGGACGACCGACAACGAGATCCCCCGAGAGACGCTCCACCTCCTCGATCTCCTCCACGAGGACGGCATTCCGATCGTCGTCTGTACCGGCCAGACCCTGGAGAACGTCAAGGGATTCCTCATCCAGGGGCTCGGCAACGCCTTCGTCCACTCGGGAGACGTGAGCATCGTCTACGAGTCGGGCAACGGCGTGTTCACGCCCCGCCACGGCAGCCAGACCAAGCGGCTGCTGTACGAATCGCTGGACGAGTCGATCACGAACGTCTTCGACACCGTGCGTTCGCGGATCCTCGCCGACGCCCCCGACGCCATCGCGCGAGGCTGTCACCTCCAGGGCAACGAGTTCAACGTCACGCTGAAGCCAAACGCCGAGAACGGCACCCGCAAGGCGGTCGAGATCATCGACGACGGCCTGCTGTACCTGCTCGATCTCCTCGGCGAGACGGTCGCGAGCGAGGTCGATGCCGACGTGGACGAGCCCGGCGACTGGGCGCGGGCGTACTACGCGTCCGATCCCGAGATCCGCGCGGTCATCGAAGACGCGGGGGAGGGACAGGAAGCCAGCCCCGACGAGATGCCGCCCGCCCTCCGGTCGCTGTTCGACCGCATCGACCTGGGATACTACGAAGGTGACGCCGCGGAGATCGTCAGCCTCGAACTCGACAAGCCGGCCGGGGTCCGGGCTGCATTCGACGTACTCGACATCGACGATCCGTTCGCGCTCGTGATGGGCGACAGCAAGAGCGACCTCCGGGTCATGGAGTGGCTCGAACGAGACGACGCCGGCATCGCCGCCGCGCCGGAACACGCCTCGCGGGACGTGCTCGATCACGTCGTCCGGACGAACGAACTCCTCTTCGACGCGGGCGACGCCGCTGCGGTGCTGGCGGTCGTCTACGGCCTGAACCGCCTCGTCACGAGCCGCGACGACGCGGACCGGTGAGCGCGGCGAAAGCCACCCGAACGCTCAGGACTGGGAGTGTGCGGCCTCGACGTGTGCCAGTGCCTCCTCGGGCGTCATCCCGCGGACGCCACAGGCACACGAGCGCAGCTCCGGATCGGTGAGCTCGTCGACTTCGACCGTCCGGGCGCGCTGGAGTCCCTCTTCCGGGTCGTAGTCGTAGTAGAGCCGGTAGTTCACCTGTGTGACGCCCTCGATGCGATGGTCGGCGTCGGGATCGGGATTCTCGATCGCGTCCTCGTGTTCGGCCCGCATCTCCGCTTGCCACTGTTCGAGCGTCGCCTCCGGATCGCGGTCGTCGGTCATACCTCGTCCTCGCCGCGACGCCTGAAAAATCACCGGCCCGTCTCCTCGCTCGCGGTCAGGGCTCGACGAGCACTTTGATCGCGTCGCGTTCGTCCATCGCCCGATAGCCCGCGGCGATCTCCTCCAGGGAGACGGTCTTGGTGAAGATCGGCGACGGATCGAGCGTCCCGCCGAGCACGTCTTCGAGCAGGTCGTCGGCGTACGCCCGTACCGGTGCAACGCCCCCTCTGAGGGCGATGTTGTCGCCGAACATGTCGAAGATCGGCACACCGGCGTCGTCGACGCCGTGGGGGACGCCGACGTAGCCGACGGTCCCGCCCGGCCGACAGACCTCGACGGCCTGCTCCATCGCGCTGGCGGCACCCACGCATTCGAGCACGTGCTCGGCACCGCCGTAGGTCAGTTCGCGCACGCGATCGACGACGTCGGTGCCGTCGCCGCCCAGCACCGTCTCGGTCGCCCCGAACTCGGCGGCCAGCGCCAGCCGATCGGGATGGTGTCCGACGGCGACGATCCGTGACGCCCCGAGCCGTCGCGCAGCCAGGACGCCACAGAGCCCGACCGCACCGTCTCCGACGACCACGCAGGTGTCGCCCGCGCCGACGCCCGCACTGACCGCCGCGTGGTGGCCCGTCCCCATCACGTCGGTCAGCGGGAGCACGGATTCGAGCACGTCCTCGTCGTCGGCGTACCGATCCGGGACGCGGACCAGCGTCCCGTCGGCGTGGGGCGATCGGACGTACTCGCCCTGCGCGCCGCCGTTGTCCCCGCCCCAGCTGTCGCCGTTGACACAGGAGGTGTGGAGTCCGCGACGGCAGTACTCGCAGTAGCCACAGCTGACGACGAAGGGCGCGAACACGTGATCGCCCGGCCGGACGCTGTCGACGTCGTCGCCCACGGCCTCGACGACCCCCATCGGCTCGTGACCGACGCGTGAGCCCGCCTCGCGGTCACTCTCCCCGCGGTAGAACCAGAGGTCCGAGCCACAGACCGCGGTGTGTGTCACGCGGACGATGGCGTCGCCGGGGTCTTCGATCTCCGGCCGCGGTACCTCCTCGACACTGATCTCGCCTGGTCCGTCGTAGATGGCAGCACGCATGTGTACTCACACGGCGACGAGGCCCTAAAGTGGGACGCCTACGTCCGCCGAAGCCGGCTGTGAGAACGAGCGTTCGTCCCAGGTCCTTTCCGTGTCTTCGTTCCGCAAATGACTCTCTGAGCCGTTTCAGAAACGAGCGCTATAGCGCTGCATATTTGGACCAACTTGAGGTAAATCGCCCTTCGCTCTTGGGAAGTAGATGGGCGTGTTTAGACGCTATAGTAACAATTGAAACGATTTACACACCGATCGCACTGCTGCCGTGCGATCGGGTGTGCATTGACTTTCGATCGACTCCCCAGAGTCGACGACGAGCGTGTCGAGGCCGTGGCGGGCGGTGAACGTCGCTGCCGAGAGCCCGGCGACGCCGCCACCGACCACGACCACATCCGATCGAACGGTGCTCATGGGTCAGAGGTCGCCGTTGATAATGTCTCGGACGCGTTCTCGATCAAATAGCTGGTGTTCCTCAGCACTGTCGAACGGATTTTCTGGATCAAACTCTCCAAACTGCTTGGGATATACCTGCTGAGCAAGTATCTCCGTATTGTAGAGATTCGTCAACGGTCCCTGTCGACTCACTCCGCCCGGCTCGATCCTGTTTTCCTGAACAGCAGTCACCTTCTGACCGACCGAATTATCCTCCATTGGCAGAACGTAATTTTTGCGGAATTGGTCAAGATCAAATACTGCTTCACCGTTCTCGTCGGAGACAAGATTTCCGGTGTATTCTAGAGCTCCCTGAATAATGATTACGTCGGGATCGGCTTGTAGAAGCCCCTCGTAGTCGGTCTGCTCGGAGATTTCAAATGCGTTGACGGCTTCAAGGTCTCGGAAGTGCTTCGACTGTCCTAATTCTCCGTCGAAGCCGACCGGATAAATATTCCCTCTGTTAGGGTCACTCGCATCGCTGAGATACGCGATAGTCGGTCGTTCCTCCTCGGGTGGTAGTTTCGAGTTCACGGTCCGGATCATCTGGTCGTGAACCTCGACGAACGCCTCGTACCTGGCTTCCTCCTTGAAAACCCGTGCGAGCTTTTCAAAGGCCTCGTAGATGGATGGTTGGTCGTAGTTCAGGCTTGAATTGTTCCGATAAACGTTCGTGCCGAAAATTGGGGCTACGTTCTCCGAGATTTCTTCCAAATCACCCTCGTCCCACGCTTTGTTATACACCAAGCGTCGTTGCGGAAAGAACATCAGGAGATCGGGCTCGACTTCGTATACGTACTCTTTTCCGTCGTAGTCCGCTTCTCCTTCCTTCCACGTGTATGGGTCAGAATTGGGGTAACGACTGCGAAGGTCTACACCGAGATGTTCGAAGTAGTTGAAACTCCGCAGTGGTGTCGGAATCCATCCATCGATTTGACCGAGACAGAACGCCATGTCAGTCAATTCCGAGTCTGTACTGAGCCAGGTAGTTGGAACTCCCTCAAATGTAACCTCTCCTACTGGTTCCATCGTCACCGAGTACGACGTGTCTTCGGGAGTTTTGGTTTCTTCAGGACTGTCCGTCTCACCGCCGGTTGATTCTTCGATCTTCGGGCTGTCGGTATCAGCGTTGTCGCCATCAGCGCTGTTTCCCGTACAGCCGGCCAGTAGCCCACCGCCAATGACCGCCCCGCCGTACTTCACGTAGTCTCTGCGCGTCGGTGCCTCGTGTGTCGTATCGTCTCTCGACATACTAGTTTAGGTCTACCTAAAACACTTAAACCCGCCGGTTTTTAGCCCCCGCCTAAAATCCACTGTGCGCTGGCATGTCCACGGGAAGCCCGCTCGACGAACTCCTCGGGCAGGTCGTCGATCTCCCCTGCCTGGACGCCCCAAAGGTTCGCGTACAGCCCGTCGGCCGCGAGCAGCTCCCCGCGGTTGCCGCGCTCGACGATCCAGCTGTCCCCTAGCACGAGGATGGTGTCAGCGTCCTTGATCGTCGAGAGCCGATGCGCGATGGCGACCGTGGTCCGATCGGCGGTCAGCCGGTCCAGTGACCGCTGGATGAAGTACTCCGTCTTGTTTTCGACGCGGTCACGGTAGGCGTCCAGCTCCGTCTCGAACGCCTCGAACTCGCCACCCATCACTCGGCTTCGAGTACCTCCGGCGGAGAGCCCTCGGCCTCTTCGGCGTCGCCGCCTGCTCGGTCGACATCGTCGTGCCGCGCCCGAAGCGGCGTGACCCGCGGCCCGCGCTCGATGACATCGACTTCGGCGTCGATCTCGAACACGTCCGCGAGCAACTCCTCGGTGACGACCTCTTCGGGGGTCCCGCGCGCCCGGATCGCGCCGTCCTTGAGTGCGACCATCTCGTCGGCGAGCCGGGCCGCCTGCTCGATGTCGTGGAGGACGACCACGACCGTGATGTCGCTCTCGTCACGCAGCGTCTCGACGATTTCCATCACTTCGAGTTGGTGATGAAGGTCGAGGAACGTCGTTGGTTCGTCGAGCAGTAACACGTCGGTGTCCTGTGCGAGCACCATCGCGATCCACGCGAGCTGTTTCTGCCCGCCCGAGAGGCTCCCGACCTCGCGGTCACGGAGGTGTCCGCAGCCGGCGAGGTCGATCGCCCGGTCGACCGCGCGGTTGTCCTCCTCGGTGGTAGTCTCGAAGAATCCCCGGTGGGGATATCGGCCGTGGTAGACGAGGTCCTCAACCGTGATCGACTCCGGCGACGTGCTCTCCTGGGAGAGCAGCCCGAGCTTGCGAGCCAGCTCCTTCGTTCCCATCGAGTGAACGTCGCGGCCGTCCAAAAGTACCGTCCCCTCGTCGGGCGTGAGCTGCTTGGCGAGCCCCTTCAACAGCGTGCTCTTGCCGGAGCCGTTCGGCCCGACTAAGGCGGTGACCGCTCCCGGCGTCGCGACGAGCCGCTCGCCGTCGATCACTGGCTCGTCCATCGAGGGGTATCTGAGGACGAGATCCTCTCCCGAGAGCTCGCTCGCCTGCTTCGAGCCGATAGCGTCGGCGGCCGACTCGTTCGAGAGCGCTTCCTCGCTGCCGTTCCGCTGCCGTGTCTCGGTAGTGTTGCGTGCCATCTCAGATCTCTCCCATGTTCTGCTTCTTTCGCATCAGGTACAGGAAGTAGGGACCACCGACGAGCCCGGTGACGATCCCGACCGGGATCTGGACCGGGTTGAGCGCGAGCCGCGCGCCCACGTCAGCGCCGACCATCAGCGCGGGGCCCACGAACAGACAGCCGACGATCACCTTCTTGTAGTCGCTACCGACGAGGTTTCGCACCATGTGCGGGACGATCAGCCCGACGAAGCCGACGATACCGGCGACGGCGATCGACGCCGCAGCGGCAAGCACGGCCACGCCCGAGAGCGCGAACCGCACCTTCTCGATCGACATCCCGAGCGACTTCGCAGTCTGCTCGCCGAGCAGCATCACGTTACACTGCCGCGCGCCGGTGATCGCCAGCAGGATCGCGACGATCGACCACGGCAGCGCCATCCGCACCTGCTCCCAGTCGGTCCCCGTCAGTGACCCAGTCGTCCACGCGATCGCCGACTGGACGATGCCGATGTCGTCGGCGAAGAAGAACAGCCCCGTCTGGACGCTGCCGAAGACGGTCCCGACGATCACGCCCGCGAGGACGAGCCTGACCGGCGACGTGCCGTTCTTCCAGGCGATAGCGTAGACGATCAAAAAGGCGACTGCGCCGCCGACGGCGGCGATGAGGGGCAGGAAGGCCGCCAGCCCGCCGAAGACGACGAGCACGAGCAGGATCATCAGTCCCGCACCCGAGGAGACGCCGAGAATGAACGGGCTCGCCAGTTCGTTGCGAGTGATCGCTTGGAAGATCGCACCGGAGACGCCGAGATTCATCCCGACGATAGCCCCGACGAATACTCGGGGTAAGCGAATGTTCCAGACGATGAGGCTCTCCTTGCCCATCTCCGGCATCTCCCCGCCCAACAGGAACGCGTGCCACGCCTGTTGGTTAAAGATCACGTCGGGGTTGAACACGGCTGCCCACGCCTGACCGATACTCATCGTGTACGCACCGAAGCTCACTTGCACGAGCCCGGCGACGACGATGATGACGACACTACCGATCGCGGTCGTCACGAGTTTCGGGTCGAGCAACCAGACGAATCGACGGGTGTCGCGGGTGCCGCTCGACTGTTCAGTTCCGGTGACGGGTTCGCCGCTCATCGGTGTCTCCCCGCCTCTACGAGTCCGTCGACGGCGCTC
It encodes the following:
- a CDS encoding HAD family hydrolase, yielding MKQYDRLYRLYDDFDTASLRAYQEFVDLFPPVDSRVALDHWQDASDELDERKREIREAYPTTGERYAAIAAYLDRDQAFTALDLATEYGRPINALVLDVDETLRSAGTTDNEIPRETLHLLDLLHEDGIPIVVCTGQTLENVKGFLIQGLGNAFVHSGDVSIVYESGNGVFTPRHGSQTKRLLYESLDESITNVFDTVRSRILADAPDAIARGCHLQGNEFNVTLKPNAENGTRKAVEIIDDGLLYLLDLLGETVASEVDADVDEPGDWARAYYASDPEIRAVIEDAGEGQEASPDEMPPALRSLFDRIDLGYYEGDAAEIVSLELDKPAGVRAAFDVLDIDDPFALVMGDSKSDLRVMEWLERDDAGIAAAPEHASRDVLDHVVRTNELLFDAGDAAAVLAVVYGLNRLVTSRDDADR
- a CDS encoding ABC transporter ATP-binding protein; the protein is MARNTTETRQRNGSEEALSNESAADAIGSKQASELSGEDLVLRYPSMDEPVIDGERLVATPGAVTALVGPNGSGKSTLLKGLAKQLTPDEGTVLLDGRDVHSMGTKELARKLGLLSQESTSPESITVEDLVYHGRYPHRGFFETTTEEDNRAVDRAIDLAGCGHLRDREVGSLSGGQKQLAWIAMVLAQDTDVLLLDEPTTFLDLHHQLEVMEIVETLRDESDITVVVVLHDIEQAARLADEMVALKDGAIRARGTPEEVVTEELLADVFEIDAEVDVIERGPRVTPLRARHDDVDRAGGDAEEAEGSPPEVLEAE
- a CDS encoding ABC transporter substrate-binding protein translates to MSRDDTTHEAPTRRDYVKYGGAVIGGGLLAGCTGNSADGDNADTDSPKIEESTGGETDSPEETKTPEDTSYSVTMEPVGEVTFEGVPTTWLSTDSELTDMAFCLGQIDGWIPTPLRSFNYFEHLGVDLRSRYPNSDPYTWKEGEADYDGKEYVYEVEPDLLMFFPQRRLVYNKAWDEGDLEEISENVAPIFGTNVYRNNSSLNYDQPSIYEAFEKLARVFKEEARYEAFVEVHDQMIRTVNSKLPPEEERPTIAYLSDASDPNRGNIYPVGFDGELGQSKHFRDLEAVNAFEISEQTDYEGLLQADPDVIIIQGALEYTGNLVSDENGEAVFDLDQFRKNYVLPMEDNSVGQKVTAVQENRIEPGGVSRQGPLTNLYNTEILAQQVYPKQFGEFDPENPFDSAEEHQLFDRERVRDIINGDL
- a CDS encoding FecCD family ABC transporter permease, with protein sequence MSGEPVTGTEQSSGTRDTRRFVWLLDPKLVTTAIGSVVIIVVAGLVQVSFGAYTMSIGQAWAAVFNPDVIFNQQAWHAFLLGGEMPEMGKESLIVWNIRLPRVFVGAIVGMNLGVSGAIFQAITRNELASPFILGVSSGAGLMILLVLVVFGGLAAFLPLIAAVGGAVAFLIVYAIAWKNGTSPVRLVLAGVIVGTVFGSVQTGLFFFADDIGIVQSAIAWTTGSLTGTDWEQVRMALPWSIVAILLAITGARQCNVMLLGEQTAKSLGMSIEKVRFALSGVAVLAAAASIAVAGIVGFVGLIVPHMVRNLVGSDYKKVIVGCLFVGPALMVGADVGARLALNPVQIPVGIVTGLVGGPYFLYLMRKKQNMGEI
- a CDS encoding zinc-dependent alcohol dehydrogenase family protein — encoded protein: MRAAIYDGPGEISVEEVPRPEIEDPGDAIVRVTHTAVCGSDLWFYRGESDREAGSRVGHEPMGVVEAVGDDVDSVRPGDHVFAPFVVSCGYCEYCRRGLHTSCVNGDSWGGDNGGAQGEYVRSPHADGTLVRVPDRYADDEDVLESVLPLTDVMGTGHHAAVSAGVGAGDTCVVVGDGAVGLCGVLAARRLGASRIVAVGHHPDRLALAAEFGATETVLGGDGTDVVDRVRELTYGGAEHVLECVGAASAMEQAVEVCRPGGTVGYVGVPHGVDDAGVPIFDMFGDNIALRGGVAPVRAYADDLLEDVLGGTLDPSPIFTKTVSLEEIAAGYRAMDERDAIKVLVEP
- a CDS encoding FAD-dependent oxidoreductase, with product MSTVRSDVVVVGGGVAGLSAATFTARHGLDTLVVDSGESIESQCTPDRTAAVRSVCKSFQLLL